A DNA window from Hordeum vulgare subsp. vulgare chromosome 1H, MorexV3_pseudomolecules_assembly, whole genome shotgun sequence contains the following coding sequences:
- the LOC123444500 gene encoding uncharacterized protein LOC123444500, giving the protein MEARRISASPRPCNGRRVVARKRPRQEAVVSSVRKLQRREISSRRERSFAMNSAQERFRNIQLQEEFDTHDPKENNALLPYIRKRSKIIEIVAARDIIFALSQSGVCAAFSRVMNKRICFLNGSPDEVVRSLFYNKNNDSLITVSVYGSENFSALRCKTTRIEYIRRGTPDAGFPLFETESLKWPGFVEFDDVNGKVLTYSAQDSTYKVFDLKNYTLLYSICDKNVQEIKISPGIMLLIYTRTSSSIPLKILSIEDGTVLKFFNHLLHRNKKVDFIEQFNEKLLVKQDGENLQILDVRNFHLTEVSSTEFMTPSAFIFLYELQLFLTFRNRSVAVWNFRGELVTSFEDHLLWHPDCNTNNIYITSDQDIIISYCKADSSDSSSEENAGSINISNILTGKCLAKIKAGNFDKQQKTWKFQNTITEALEDITALHYDEVRDEIYTGNRHGLVHVWAN; this is encoded by the exons ATGGAGGCGAGGCGGATCTCGGCGAGCCCCCGGCCGTGCAACGGCCGGCGGGTGGTGGCGAGGAAGAGGCCCAGACAGGAGGCAGTCGTCAGCAGCGTCAGGAAGCTGCAGCGCCGGGAGATCAGCTCTCGCCGGGAACGCTCCTTCGCCATGAACTCCGCGCAGGAGCGCTTCCGCAACATACAGCTGCAG GAGGAGTTTGACACTCATGATCCTAAGGAGAACAATGCGCTACTGCCTTACATTAGGAAGAGGTCAAAAATTATTGAGATAGTTGCAGCACGTGATATAATTTTTGCTTTATCACAATCCGGAGTATGTGCTGCTTTCAGTAGAG TGATGAATAAGAGAATATGCTTTCTGAATGGAAGTCCAGATGAAGTTGTTCGTAGTTTAttctacaacaagaacaatgattcACTCATCACTGTGTCAGTGTATGGTTCTGAAAATTTCAGTGCCTTGCGATGCAAGACAACTCGGATAGA GTATATACGCCGTGGAACGCCAGATGCTGGTTTCCCTCTTTTTGAGACAGAGTCCTTGAAGTGGCCTGGATTTGTTGAGTTTGATGATGTCAATGGCAAGGTTTTAACTTATTCCGCTCAAGACAG CACTTACAAGGTTTTTGACTTGAAAAACTACACCCTACTGTATTCCATATGTGACAAGAATGTTCAAGAAATAAAGATCAG TCCTGGTATAATGCTTTTGATTTATACAAGAACAAGCAGCTCTATTCCTCTGAAGATTCTTTCTATTGAGGATGGTACAGTTTTGAAATTCTTCAACCACCTCCTCCATCGGAATAAGAAGGTGGATTTCATTGAACAGTTTAATGAAAAGCTCTTGGTTAAGCAGGATGGAGAAAATCTTCAAATACTTGAT GTACGGAACTTCCACTTGACTGAAGTGAGCAGTACTGAGTTCATGACTCCATCTGCCTTCATCTTTCTGTATGAACTCCAGCTGTTTTTGACTTTCCGGAATCGGTCTGTAGCAGTTTGGAATTTCCGAGGTGAACTAGTAACATCATTTGAGGATCACCTGCTGTGGCACCCTGACTGCAATACCAATAACATTTACATAACCAGTGATCAAGATATTATCATTTCTTATTGCAAGGCTGATTCCAGCGATTCATCTTCTGAAGAAAATG CTGGCTCTATAAACATCAGCAACATACTGACAGGGAAATGCTTGGCCAAAATAAAGGCTGGCAATTTCGACAAGCAACAGAAGACATGGAAGTTCCAGAATACAATCACAGAGGCTCTGGAAGACATCACAGCTCTGCACTATGACGAAGTGCGCGATGAGATCTACACCGGCAACCGCCATGGCCTTGTTCATGTGTGGGCGAACTGA